A segment of the Scophthalmus maximus strain ysfricsl-2021 chromosome 11, ASM2237912v1, whole genome shotgun sequence genome:
ACCACACACTGATGAACAAAGactcctcccactcccactccatCTTCACCTTCCACCTGGAGATCTGCACCACtgttgatcacacacacacacacacacacacacacacacacacacataattataTAATACCTGTATCACacaattgtatatatatttaatatgtgaTAGGCTCAATGAACATAATCCTTTCTTTGTTGTACTTTAACTGAAGAGAAACGTGACGCTAACGTAACGCTCATGGCGACATGGGAGTTCATATACAATGTCCATGTGACATGGGAGTTTCAAAGACTAAGCATATTCTAAAGATGATGATttagatttgtattttctttggctTTCGTCATTTTAGATCCTTGAACATTGAATCGATTTTTCATTCCATGCAATTGCATTGTTGATCCCTTAAGAGTCAATAGGACAGATTACACAACGTTTGCGAGACggtgtaatattttatttaatgcatttgtggtattttgttattgttattgtgattACATCAGGAGGAGAATCCCTGTGTacgtgactgtgactgtgtagCTATTGTCAAACTAAAGTtatatttttgcactttgctcCTAACTCCTTGAGTGGCCCCCTACTTTTGAAGGTATGTCAGTTAACATTATGTAACGGCTGTAGTATGGTCGCTCCAGCTCAGAAAGACACCACTCAGACCAGGATTCAGGATCTGTGCATTTAATCCTATGGAAGCAGCAAGGGACACGGTCAACATACACAGGCTGGCAGGcactctccctcagtctccAGCACAAAATCtcccaaagtttaaaaaaaagaaaaatatacataaaacattgctttgaataaaatgtaaacaccaaAATAATGTATGGCCttacaataaagacaaatatatttaaaacttaaattaaaaataaatcataaaagtaATTTCTTCATTGAAAAAATGAAGTGCACCTTTACAAAAGGTGTAGCGGGTCGATGTAAAGTGAACGCTTCTCCTTTGGATAAATGACCTTCACAATATATGTGAAGTCATGTAGAGAGGATTAATTATCAGAGTAAATCATGATGCTATgtataccacacacacagagtctggtCACTCCTACTGTTCGGCAGGATTCTCGTCCTAgacctcggccatgtcctcgccgtgtgttcgtttattcagagggagaaaacagtcatgagttcaatgcattcaatcaaatcatgtttatttgctccaactaataacaatacttacagagtctctgggtttctgtctgacgagtcaccaaccagggctggatcgcgcagaggacaggaacctggTACAATAGTTCATTCGCTATTTATCCCGCATGGTGGGTGCGGTCTGTACGTGGGTGAAACGCAtgactatgtgtctggacttattgtaatcgttattgtgtaattattttgctgtcctaggCTAAATTTGTTCTGAGCAGAACAATTTGTTCTGAGCAGcacatcttgtgacatctactgtctgtatgttaatgGAAATTGGCAGtcatatgtttgtgaatgagtgacgaATCTGCTGACTTAAGTGGAAAACATCTGCAGGGAACCAGTTAAATCGGAAACCAGTGGGGCCATAACACCGGCCCTGATACCTGTATCACACATTGTGTGTTAATGTGGCGCAATAAGTCCGATGAAGCTCATTGATTTTAATCCTTTCTTTGTTGTACTTTAAGTGAAGAGAGAGTTTGACATGTCTCCATATGTTGATGTGTGTTCATGGGGAGAACGTGATGATTGTTGTTCAAAGAAAGGCTAATGTTATTCATGGCCAGTGTCACTGTCAAGTTGTAGTAACCAGAAGACGCCAGCAGGTGCCAGTGGCGCTACATGAGCACCATTTGCGCAGGGAGAGTTACAGGGAAATATCGCGAGAGTATGTCAGAGGATGAAAATCCCGTGTGCGTGCTAAGAACAGAGAATGCTGTAGCGGCTGTCAACCGGAAGTGATATTGTTGCACTTTGCAGGTGAGCTGGTGAGGCGATGTTAGTTCGTGGAGTGAAAACAAAGATTGCACTGTACTGTGACACTGTGTTCAGTTTGGAAAGTGTTCATGAGCGAAGTACCGCATTAACTGTGTTGGTTAGCCAGTTAGCAGCTAACGTGACGCTCACGGCCGCCAtgttggtggaggaggagcgcggGGCATTTACCATGACAATGAGCCCGCGctgctcatattcatgttctTTGTTACTGGTGGTGACCAGTTATGAATGTTGATGTAGACTATCATGATGTTATCGACATGGGAGTTCATATCAAATGTCCATGTGACATGGGAGTTCATATCAAATGTCCATGTGACATGGGAGTTCAAATCAAATGTCCATGTGACATGGGAgtttcaaagtcaaagtgtaTTTCATAATTTCAGCATTGTAGATCATGGAACATTGAATCGATATTTCATTCCAtgcagttgtttggttcattccTTAAGAGTCAATGGGACATATTACACAGAGGTTGACATTggtgtcatattttattcatttgtggtACTTCAGAGTACATGCAGAAAACGGAGAATGCTGTGTAGTGAGTAGCGACTGTCGACCTCAAGTTctgtttttgcactttgcagaaaCCAGTTCATGAAATGTGTCACACCAGATTGAGCCTGTGTGATGTCATTCAAGTCATTTATACTTGTTATATGATTTAAATTTGGTCAAAGAGTAAGAGTAAAAAAGATACTGTTTGACAATGTCATAATCAGGTTTAGAAAGATGTCAATTCTTatctggacaaaacacaagatgaaTCTATAAATTTaagtaaatgtataaaaaaacatgttgctcaGTGCACGAGTTCtgtgtctccatgacaactgtcGACAAACTTAAGAATTTCGTGAACGGTGTTTGTATCTAAGGGTGCATTTTTTGGCTTAATACATTAAACTTTGAagttgtctctgtctctctggttCTCAGACACAGCAGGTCAGGACCATCTATGTGCAGGTACACTCAACCGTGTTGACCTGGCAGGAAGTGGGTGTCAGTCTGAGACTGGTGCTCCTCGCGAACGACTGTGCAATGCCTCCCAAGATCAACCTTTCCCTCTCGCCTTGGGTAACGTCTTCTCTGCCCCGGTGGACGGACGTTCAAGGCACATCCCCGACCGGGACTCGGAGCTAATGAGGCTGCTGCAGGACTGTCTGGGAGGAAACACGTGCACCTTGATGATCGCCTGTCTTTCCCCTCGCAGACAACCACTATGAAGAGAGCGTGAGCATGCTGCACCATACCAACGGATCCAAGAGCATCCAGAACAGACCTCCAATCACCGAGGACCCCAAGGACCCTCTGCTCAGAGAAGATCAGGAGGAGATCAGGAAGTTGTGGGCCCTCATCTTTGGCCAGCTGGGCACTGCTAACATTTCAGGTAAGTGACACGTTTTTTAGCCAGATATTGCCAAAGGATTTAAATGTAAGATGTTTAATAACAGGAATGTAAAACAAAGCTGCAGGAGGACATCCGAGCTCTCTTATCTGGAAAAGGCCTgagccagcagggggagcacTCTCCCAAAGAATGACAAGAGAAAATGGTCTGCACACAGCAAAGAACCGTGTAAATAGGTTACATATAAGTTTCAGTGGTTGTCTTTCTGTCAAGTAGCACAAGTGTCTCAATCCTCCTGACAAAGTCTGAGCAAACACTGGAAATTCCAGTGTTTGGTGTTTGATtatattctgttgttgtgacCCATCCTGGTCACTGACACTGCTGTGCACTGTTTGGTTTCCCATCATCAGTGAGCTTGTGCTGTGTGACGCAGGCTGCTGAAGAAGAGCTCCGCCCTAAACCTGACCGGCTGTGCTTCAGTCCAACTGGGGAGACTTCTCAGACCAAGGTACCGTCCACCATCATTATCACCAATCATCCAAACAAAAATCAGGAATCAAACACTACCTCAATCCATGAccttatattatttatttatcttcctCGTGCCTTTTCAACATTGTGCCGTGGCTATGGAACATGTTCTGTGATATAATGGCTCTTTACACACAGTTGATTCTACTCCCAACTCTTCTCTGCAGGCTGCAGCGGCTGGATCAGGAGGCGGTGGGAGGAGAGCAGGCCAggaacaaagagacagagagcagagagcgaAAATGTGCTGTCAAACGAATACAATTTTATCCAGGAAGAAGTCCATGCAGAAAGTCACATTCTGGGCAAGGTGGGTTATTAATAATAAGGATAATCATATTTATGTAGCGCCTTTCAAGGGACCCGAGGAcgttttacatttcacacaaacactttactTTCTATTAGGTAAATCCATATTAAACAAAGTATTAAACATAGCAGAGTAgtttttaaatacttaaaaacGTGTCTGGAGtgcacatttaaatgttgttcaTTGAAAAGAACTTGATACTGGACATGTGGCTGTAAAAGACCACGGCCGTGTCTTGTATACATTGTCACGCTGTATTGCTGCAGATTGTAAGGCAGagcaaagtgaaaagtgaaagcaCATTCTCTGTGAAtagaatatgttttttatttcttcaaccTCTGTTGATCATCCTGCAGCTCCTACACAAACAATGCTAATGTTGCTGGCCacgcctcctgctgctcattGGCTAGGCAATTTGGTTTCCTGAAATCTTTATAAATACAGGCGGTCAAACTCAGTCAACcacacctttttgttttgttacttaACAAACAAGACAGTGTTATTGCATCACTGCATCTGATTTTTAGCTACTGTTTTT
Coding sequences within it:
- the LOC118299707 gene encoding kinesin-like protein KIF3B isoform X3, whose product is MLHHTNGSKSIQNRPPITEDPKDPLLREDQEEIRKLWALIFGQLGTANISVSLCCVTQAAEEELRPKPDRLCFSPTGETSQTKAAAAGSGGGGRRAGQEQRDREQRAKMCCQTNTILSRKKSMQKVTFWASEKERRIMYCLRCEKTQDIRSTHLTRVCNEEQHT